TCGCATGTTTATCGTTTGTTGCCTTAGCCGTCACGTACTTCACGCCCATCTCTTTCAGAATCAGCGTCGTCAAAATACTCGACTGAATATCCTCACCGATCGATACAATCACATGTTCGAAATTACGAATTCCGAGCTGGCGCAATGCATTCTCATCGGTTGAATTACAGATCACGGCATGCGTCGCAATCGACATAAACTCGTTAACACGCTCTTCACTTGAGTCAATCGCCAATACTTCCATTCCTTGCTCGACAAGCGACTTACAAATACTACCGCCAAATCGACCTAAACCAATAACTGCAAATCCTTCTTTCATCGCAAACATTCGCCTCCTTACTCTTTACCAACAATCCCATGTTTAAACGCATAAATCGCGGCTTGCGTACGATCTTGTACATCCAACTTCGATAAAATATTACTCACGTGCGTCTTCACCGTTTTTAACGTGATAAAAAGTTCATCCGCAATCTCCTGATTCGACTTACCTTCCGCAATCAATAATAAAATCTCGTTTTCACGATTGGTCAAATCATCATGCAAATTTTTCTCTGGTTTCGCAGTCAAACGCTGCATCATCTTGCCAGTCACTTCCGGCTCCAACACAGAGTCCCCGCCATATGTAGCACGAATCGCATCCGCTATTTCGCTTGCCGTCGATGTCTTTAACATGTAACTCGACGCACCCGCTTCAAGCGCTGGATAAACCTTCTCGTCATCAATGAAGCTCGTCACAATAATAATCTTCGCAGTTTTCCACTGGCGCATAATTTCCTGCGTAGCCTCAATCCCGTCCATTTCATCCATCACTAAATCCATCAAAATAATATCTGGACGCAGTTCCATCGCAAGTTTGACACCTTCACGACCATTCTCCGCTTCCCCAACGACCTCCATATCATCTTGCACCGAAAGATAGGCAGACACACCGATTCGCACCATTTCGTGATCATCTACTAGTAAAACTTTTATCATTCGCCGTCCACATCCTTTTTCTTCATCAGAGGTATTTTAATCTCCACACTCGTTCCCTTCTTAGGAAAACTAATGATTTTAATCGAGCCGCCAAACTCCGCCACCCGCTCACGCATATTTTGCAAACCATAGGAACCCGTCTGCGGTTTATTCATATCAAAGCCGACACCATCATCGACCACTTTTAAAACAACCAAATTATCCATCTCAATCATCCGTACCTCAAGCAAGTTCGCCTTTGAGTGCCGTAATGTGTTGGAAAGTAGCTCCTGCACAATGCGGAATAAATGATCCTCGATGCCTTTTTGGAACGAAATATCCTCGATCTGCCACTCCACTTGAATCGGTAATTTCGTCGTCAACTCTTTTAAAAGTTGCTCGATCCCAGTTTTTAACGATTTTCCTTCTAATTGAATCGGGCGCAAATGTAGCAACAGCGCACGCATTTCCGATTGCGATTCATTCACGATCGACTCGACCATTTTCAGCTGTTTTTGCATCATTGGCGTCGCATTTTTCTCACTCTGCTCATTGAGTGCCGATAACAACATCATTGCCGCAAACAACTGCTGACTCACCGAATCATGTAATTCACGAGCAATCCGGTGCCGTTCTTCCGCCAAAATAGCTTCCTTCGTCTGACCCGTTGTTTCCGCACGTTCATTCGCAATCTCTTGGGTCATGATTGTTTGTGCTTTCATTTTATCACGTAAACGCTCAATTTGCTTATAAACCTGCTGAATCTCGAGATAAGCTTCCTCTTCATCCGCTGTTTTTTTCTCATATTCCCCTTGCTCCAATAACCGCAAAGAAAAATCAATGGCCTCAAATTTCCGCTTAATAATATAACCGATAATCGCACCAACGATAAGGCCCACCGAAATCGAAGTTAGAACGATAAAAACGATAAACGGCAAGTAAAAGATCTTCTGCCCAATCAAAAGTTCATACCAAGAAATATGGCCTACCGATTGGTAAATAACTGTTGTTCCAAGAGAAGCCAAGAGTAAAAGTCCCGCTGTCGTTAACATCGAAGCACGCGTAAAGGTCATAATCGAATCACCTCTAAATCGCCGAGCACAACAGAAGTTATAATTTTCACCTTACGTGGTGCCGTTTCATAATTGTCCGAATAAAGCTTAATCGTGTCATTTTGCACGACCGTACTTTCTTTATCATACTGAAGATTTCCAAAGATCGCGGAGTGCTCCAGACAAATCCCCAAATCAAACGGTACCAACAAGCGAATTTTACCCGATAGACTCCGAATTAAAATCATACTCTCGCCAGTAGGCAAAACCGTATTTCCAAGATCAATAATCGTATCACCGATCCCCGTTTGGATGTTGATATCATCCCATTCATATACCACATCTAGCACCCGCTGATTGCCGAACCACTGATTGCGAATAAACGTATTCCGTGGATTACCGTTCTCCGCCTTATCATTCGTTTTCACCATCAACAACTGTGGTGCGCGCTTTCGACTAACATAAAAATACACCGCAAAAATTCCTGCAATCACAAGCCCAATTTTAAACGTCGCAGTCAAAAGTACTGAAATCAATATAAAAACCGCTGCAATAAAAAGTCTTGTCCGAGCTTTCTTTTTAGGAATACCCTCTTTGCGCGAAGTGAATAAAAAACAAATCCCGACTGCGAATAACACGAGTAACTCCCATCTGAAAAGCATCTCAAAGACAATACCAACTGCAACTAATACGAGAAATAAGAAAATAAATGAGCCTTCTAATTTTTTCATCTGAAAACACCCCCTTCCTGTTATATTATTGAGCTCGAAACTCAAAAACGGGTTACTAGAAATATATCTTCTGCTCCCATTATAAATAGTGCCGCGCCATTATGACAGTTGCCTGAGTTTTAAAAACATCTACACCCCTAG
The sequence above is drawn from the Listeria weihenstephanensis genome and encodes:
- a CDS encoding sensor histidine kinase; the encoded protein is MTFTRASMLTTAGLLLLASLGTTVIYQSVGHISWYELLIGQKIFYLPFIVFIVLTSISVGLIVGAIIGYIIKRKFEAIDFSLRLLEQGEYEKKTADEEEAYLEIQQVYKQIERLRDKMKAQTIMTQEIANERAETTGQTKEAILAEERHRIARELHDSVSQQLFAAMMLLSALNEQSEKNATPMMQKQLKMVESIVNESQSEMRALLLHLRPIQLEGKSLKTGIEQLLKELTTKLPIQVEWQIEDISFQKGIEDHLFRIVQELLSNTLRHSKANLLEVRMIEMDNLVVLKVVDDGVGFDMNKPQTGSYGLQNMRERVAEFGGSIKIISFPKKGTSVEIKIPLMKKKDVDGE
- the liaF gene encoding cell wall-active antibiotics response protein LiaF; amino-acid sequence: MKKLEGSFIFLFLVLVAVGIVFEMLFRWELLVLFAVGICFLFTSRKEGIPKKKARTRLFIAAVFILISVLLTATFKIGLVIAGIFAVYFYVSRKRAPQLLMVKTNDKAENGNPRNTFIRNQWFGNQRVLDVVYEWDDINIQTGIGDTIIDLGNTVLPTGESMILIRSLSGKIRLLVPFDLGICLEHSAIFGNLQYDKESTVVQNDTIKLYSDNYETAPRKVKIITSVVLGDLEVIRL
- a CDS encoding response regulator — its product is MIKVLLVDDHEMVRIGVSAYLSVQDDMEVVGEAENGREGVKLAMELRPDIILMDLVMDEMDGIEATQEIMRQWKTAKIIIVTSFIDDEKVYPALEAGASSYMLKTSTASEIADAIRATYGGDSVLEPEVTGKMMQRLTAKPEKNLHDDLTNRENEILLLIAEGKSNQEIADELFITLKTVKTHVSNILSKLDVQDRTQAAIYAFKHGIVGKE